A genomic window from Pseudomonas leptonychotis includes:
- the gspG gene encoding type II secretion system major pseudopilin GspG — MNKRQSGFTLIEIMVVVVILGILAALVVPQVMSRPDQAKVTVAKGDIKAVAAALDMYKLDNHAYPSTQQGLEALVKKPSGNPQPKNWNRDGYLKRMPVDPWGNAYQYLSPGTKGALDLYSLGADGKEGGSDQDADIGNWDL; from the coding sequence GTGAACAAGCGGCAATCCGGTTTTACGCTGATCGAAATCATGGTGGTGGTGGTGATCCTCGGCATTCTTGCCGCGCTGGTCGTTCCGCAGGTGATGAGCCGGCCCGATCAGGCCAAGGTCACCGTGGCCAAGGGTGATATCAAGGCCGTGGCGGCTGCGCTGGACATGTACAAATTGGACAACCACGCCTACCCGAGCACCCAGCAGGGCCTGGAAGCGCTGGTGAAAAAGCCCTCGGGTAACCCGCAGCCGAAGAACTGGAACCGCGATGGCTACCTCAAGCGTATGCCGGTCGATCCGTGGGGCAATGCCTATCAGTATCTGTCACCGGGTACCAAGGGCGCGCTTGATCTCTATTCGCTGGGCGCTGATGGCAAGGAAGGTGGCAGCGATCAGGATGCTGATATCGGTAACTGGGACCTCTGA